One region of Syntrophobacter fumaroxidans MPOB genomic DNA includes:
- a CDS encoding YceD family protein has translation MRIRVDEIPESGRFLHFHWDEDHLRQFLPPEDPFEIELVRPVNVDLEIQKRIDHIRITGTIRGVLRLGCHRCLKPFQWSMDETVDVFLLEEEKAPQEEELELEDEELDFEFFDGQIIEIDQLVAEQIFLALPFKVLCSEDCRGICPRCGVNLNDEECRCAMEKEPSAFSRLEAIKSRLPGWREE, from the coding sequence ATGCGGATTCGAGTCGACGAAATACCGGAATCGGGGAGGTTTCTTCATTTCCACTGGGATGAAGACCACCTGCGCCAGTTCCTGCCTCCGGAGGATCCTTTCGAGATCGAGCTGGTGCGGCCGGTCAATGTGGACCTTGAAATTCAGAAAAGAATCGACCACATCCGCATCACGGGGACCATCAGGGGGGTCTTGCGGCTGGGTTGCCATCGGTGCCTGAAACCTTTCCAGTGGTCCATGGATGAAACCGTGGACGTCTTTCTCCTCGAGGAAGAAAAGGCTCCTCAGGAGGAGGAGCTCGAGCTGGAAGACGAAGAGCTCGACTTCGAATTCTTCGACGGTCAAATCATCGAGATCGACCAGTTGGTGGCCGAACAGATCTTCCTGGCGTTGCCGTTCAAGGTGCTCTGTTCCGAGGACTGCCGCGGCATCTGCCCCCGGTGCGGGGTCAATCTGAACGATGAGGAATGCCGTTGCGCGATGGAGAAGGAACCTTCGGCATTCTCCCGGCTCGAGGCCATCAAGTCGCGGCTGCCGGGCTGGAGGGAAGAATAG
- a CDS encoding electron transfer flavoprotein subunit beta/FixA family protein: MHIVVCIKQVPDTKNVRIDPDTHTLVRQGVESIINPFDLFAVEAGLQLKDKLGATVTAVTMGPPQAGDALRDTLSLGVDDAVLLSDRAFAGSDTWATATTLSAAIRKIGDVDLVICGKQAVDGDTAQVGPEMAALLDFPYATYVKSMQKLDERHFKVTRQTDEGVEVWKVPLPMLITVIKEMGEPRVPSLRHKMRAKKAEIPVWGAADLGLDPNSVGLCGSFTQVVRVFSPPRRTNRIQLSGTVQEQAEQLYRHLKQAKVPGI, translated from the coding sequence ATGCACATCGTCGTATGCATCAAGCAGGTTCCCGATACGAAGAACGTCAGGATAGACCCGGACACCCACACTTTGGTCCGCCAGGGAGTGGAAAGCATCATCAATCCGTTCGACCTGTTCGCGGTGGAAGCCGGCCTGCAGCTAAAAGACAAGCTGGGGGCGACGGTCACCGCCGTCACGATGGGCCCCCCGCAGGCGGGTGACGCCTTGCGCGACACCCTTTCCCTGGGAGTGGACGACGCCGTTTTGTTGAGCGACAGGGCGTTCGCGGGGTCCGATACGTGGGCTACCGCCACCACGCTTTCCGCCGCCATACGCAAGATCGGCGACGTGGACCTGGTCATCTGCGGCAAGCAGGCGGTGGACGGCGATACAGCCCAGGTCGGCCCTGAGATGGCCGCTCTTCTGGATTTTCCCTACGCCACCTACGTCAAGAGCATGCAAAAGCTCGACGAGCGCCATTTCAAGGTGACCCGGCAGACGGACGAGGGCGTCGAAGTCTGGAAAGTGCCCCTGCCGATGCTCATCACCGTCATAAAGGAGATGGGCGAGCCCAGGGTGCCTTCGCTGCGGCATAAAATGCGCGCGAAAAAGGCTGAAATCCCCGTCTGGGGCGCCGCGGATTTGGGCCTCGATCCGAATTCCGTGGGGCTCTGCGGCTCCTTCACCCAGGTGGTCCGCGTTTTCAGCCCGCCGCGCCGCACGAACCGCATCCAACTTTCGGGCACCGTGCAGGAACAGGCTGAGCAGCTCTATCGACACCTCAAACAGGCCAAGGTACCAGGGATATGA
- a CDS encoding acyl-CoA dehydrogenase family protein: MDYFLTEEQVMIQELAGQIAREKIRPVRAQLDEQEEFPWEIMKICAQADLFGLYIPEEYGGLGGGILENCLAIEKIAEACIGIATSFAASGLGAYPILLFGSEALKRAYLPDIASGKRLAAFGLTESGAGSDVSGIQTTAVRDGDHYVLNGAKQWITNGGEAEIYSVLAITDRSKGPRGASFFVVEKDDPGFSFGKKEKKLGIRASATRELVFQDCRIPKERLIGREGTGFIVAMKTFDKSRPGIGALGVGLSQGALDISVEYARKRMQFGKPIISFQAIQHKLADMAIKTEAARALIYAAARYMDTDPPDSSKVAAMCKVFAGDAALYAATEAVQILGGYGYMQDYPVEKMMRDAKILQIYEGTNEIQRNIIGQELNKEYSRLKESFF, from the coding sequence GTGGATTATTTCTTGACTGAAGAACAGGTCATGATCCAGGAACTGGCGGGCCAGATCGCGCGTGAGAAAATCAGGCCGGTCCGGGCGCAACTGGACGAACAGGAGGAGTTCCCATGGGAAATCATGAAGATATGCGCGCAGGCCGACCTTTTCGGTCTATATATTCCTGAAGAGTATGGCGGGCTTGGGGGCGGCATTCTCGAAAACTGCCTCGCCATCGAAAAAATTGCCGAGGCGTGCATCGGCATCGCCACCTCTTTTGCGGCCAGCGGCCTGGGGGCTTACCCGATCCTTCTTTTCGGAAGCGAGGCACTGAAGCGGGCCTACCTTCCCGATATCGCCTCAGGCAAACGCCTTGCGGCTTTCGGACTGACCGAATCCGGAGCGGGCAGCGACGTATCCGGCATACAAACCACCGCGGTGCGCGACGGCGATCACTATGTTCTCAATGGGGCCAAGCAGTGGATCACCAATGGCGGAGAGGCGGAAATATACTCCGTGCTCGCCATAACCGACCGTTCCAAGGGCCCCAGGGGCGCCAGCTTTTTCGTCGTGGAAAAAGACGATCCCGGCTTCTCTTTCGGCAAGAAAGAGAAGAAGCTCGGCATACGCGCCTCGGCCACCCGGGAACTGGTGTTCCAGGACTGCCGGATCCCAAAAGAACGGTTGATCGGCAGGGAAGGCACGGGCTTCATTGTTGCCATGAAAACCTTCGACAAGTCGCGCCCCGGCATTGGAGCGCTCGGCGTCGGATTGTCCCAGGGCGCTCTGGACATCTCCGTGGAATATGCCCGCAAGAGAATGCAGTTCGGGAAACCCATCATCAGCTTCCAGGCAATCCAGCACAAGCTCGCCGACATGGCCATCAAAACGGAAGCCGCGCGTGCGCTCATCTACGCCGCGGCCCGCTATATGGACACCGACCCGCCCGATTCGAGCAAAGTGGCCGCCATGTGCAAGGTGTTCGCCGGCGATGCGGCGCTCTACGCGGCCACCGAGGCCGTGCAGATTCTCGGAGGATACGGCTACATGCAGGACTATCCGGTGGAAAAGATGATGCGGGACGCCAAGATCCTCCAGATTTACGAAGGAACCAACGAGATCCAGCGCAACATCATCGGTCAGGAATTGAACAAGGAATACAGCAGGCTGAAGGAGTCATTCTTCTAG
- a CDS encoding electron transfer flavoprotein subunit alpha has product MKAIVDRKKCTVCGVCTDVCPMGAISLKETEIEISDDCSLCGMCVDTCEFGALSLPQVGTGPAADIAAYSGVWVFAEWRSGTIHKVSHELLSAGRVLANKRGVPLAAVLLGHRLDDAISEELISYGADVVYVVDHPELAGFRDDTYANILVELIRRKRPEILLAGATSIGRSFIPRVAASVRTGLTADCTDLDISEDGLLLQTRPAFGGNVMATIVCPNSRPQMATVRPKVMKPVPVPGHKGSVELVTAPEEWLRSRVEVLEVIPEADKTAKLTEADVIVSGGRGLRKPENFKLLEDLAGLLNGAVGASRGAVEEGWIAPSHQVGQTGRTVAPILYMAVGLAGAIQHVVGMQGSRIIVAVNRDPQAPIFDVASFGVVADLFEFVPEFIKRIRTERGESS; this is encoded by the coding sequence ATGAAAGCCATCGTCGATCGCAAGAAATGCACCGTCTGCGGCGTGTGCACCGATGTATGCCCCATGGGGGCTATTTCTCTGAAGGAAACCGAAATCGAAATCTCCGACGACTGTTCGCTGTGCGGCATGTGTGTGGACACGTGCGAATTCGGGGCGCTCTCGCTTCCGCAGGTGGGCACAGGCCCCGCCGCCGACATCGCCGCGTACAGCGGCGTATGGGTTTTCGCCGAATGGCGTTCCGGAACCATCCACAAGGTCAGCCACGAGTTGCTGAGCGCGGGCCGGGTCCTGGCGAACAAACGCGGCGTTCCGCTGGCGGCCGTGCTGCTGGGGCACCGGCTGGACGACGCGATCTCGGAGGAGCTCATCTCCTATGGCGCCGACGTGGTTTACGTGGTCGACCATCCGGAGCTGGCCGGATTCCGCGACGACACTTACGCCAACATCCTGGTGGAACTGATCCGCCGCAAGCGTCCGGAGATCCTTCTCGCCGGGGCGACCAGCATAGGCCGCTCCTTCATTCCGCGCGTGGCGGCATCCGTCAGGACGGGGTTGACGGCGGACTGCACCGACCTGGACATCAGCGAGGACGGCCTGCTGCTGCAAACCAGGCCGGCGTTCGGCGGCAACGTCATGGCCACGATCGTCTGTCCCAACAGCCGTCCCCAGATGGCGACGGTCCGGCCCAAAGTCATGAAGCCGGTGCCCGTTCCGGGACACAAGGGAAGTGTTGAGCTCGTCACCGCACCCGAAGAGTGGCTGCGCAGCAGGGTCGAGGTGCTGGAGGTGATCCCCGAGGCGGACAAAACGGCCAAACTGACCGAAGCGGACGTCATTGTTTCGGGTGGTCGTGGATTGAGAAAACCCGAAAACTTCAAGCTGCTCGAAGACCTCGCCGGCCTTTTGAACGGCGCGGTCGGAGCGTCGCGCGGGGCCGTGGAGGAAGGCTGGATCGCGCCGTCGCACCAGGTGGGACAAACCGGTCGAACCGTGGCCCCCATTCTTTACATGGCCGTGGGCCTGGCAGGGGCGATCCAACACGTGGTCGGCATGCAGGGCTCCAGGATCATCGTGGCGGTGAACCGCGACCCCCAGGCTCCCATCTTCGATGTGGCCTCTTTCGGAGTCGTTGCCGATCTTTTCGAATTCGTTCCCGAGTTCATCAAGCGGATAAGGACCGAACGAGGGGAAAGCAGCTAG
- the rpmF gene encoding 50S ribosomal protein L32, translating to MGVPKRKTSKGRRDKRRAHLALSGPALAKCPQCNEMRLPHRVCPACGYYRDRAVLEFEEE from the coding sequence ATGGGAGTACCTAAGAGAAAGACATCCAAAGGCAGGCGCGACAAAAGACGTGCCCATCTGGCCCTGAGCGGCCCTGCCCTGGCCAAGTGCCCGCAGTGCAACGAAATGCGCCTGCCTCACCGGGTTTGCCCGGCCTGCGGCTACTACCGGGATCGAGCGGTACTGGAATTTGAGGAAGAATAG
- the gltX gene encoding glutamate--tRNA ligase: MEPVITRFPPSPTGDLHIGGARTALFNWLFARHFGGRFILRIEDTDLVRSTESSIKAILDAMEWLSLDWDEGPYYQTKRLDVYKDYLQRMVDGGAAYYCDCAPDDLERRRKSAMAEGRKPKYDGRCRDRGLGPGPDRVLRFRCPDSGTTVLNDIIKGPIFFENAELDDLVLQRSDGMPTYNFAVVVDDVTMNITHVIRGDDHVNNTPRQILIYQALGARLPYFAHVPMILGEDRARLSKRHGATSVMAYRDMGILPEALINYLVRLGWSHGDQEIFTRRELIETFSLENVGKSASVFNPEKFLWLNAHYLRERSPEALVPLLQPFLDAKGYPARSPEYVARAIPTLQPRVRTLVEMAEQMRFYLVDEVEYDPEAARKFLVSAMREPFNRLLAELAALDGFSHERLESVFQQIVSELGLKLGKVAQPVRVALTGGTVSPGLFEIIDVLGKDAVLKRLNNALRFIDRQAG, encoded by the coding sequence ATGGAGCCCGTAATCACTCGATTCCCGCCAAGCCCAACCGGGGATCTGCATATCGGAGGGGCAAGGACGGCCTTGTTCAACTGGCTCTTCGCCCGCCATTTCGGCGGCAGATTCATCCTTCGCATTGAAGACACGGACCTCGTCCGGTCGACGGAATCGTCCATCAAGGCCATTCTCGACGCCATGGAATGGCTCTCCCTGGACTGGGACGAGGGACCGTACTATCAAACAAAGCGACTCGATGTCTACAAGGATTACCTTCAAAGAATGGTCGACGGCGGTGCCGCCTACTATTGCGACTGCGCGCCCGACGATCTCGAACGACGGCGCAAGAGCGCCATGGCAGAGGGGCGAAAGCCCAAGTACGACGGCAGGTGTCGGGATCGCGGGCTCGGTCCCGGGCCGGACAGAGTGCTCCGGTTCCGGTGTCCGGATTCGGGCACGACGGTGCTCAACGATATCATCAAGGGACCGATTTTTTTCGAGAACGCCGAGCTCGACGACCTCGTCCTCCAGCGCAGCGACGGCATGCCCACCTACAACTTCGCGGTGGTGGTGGATGACGTCACCATGAACATCACCCACGTCATTCGCGGGGATGACCATGTGAACAACACCCCGCGCCAGATCCTCATCTACCAGGCTCTCGGTGCCAGGCTGCCGTATTTCGCGCATGTTCCCATGATCCTGGGCGAGGATCGGGCGCGCCTGTCCAAGCGCCACGGGGCCACCTCGGTCATGGCCTACCGGGACATGGGGATCCTTCCGGAAGCGCTGATCAACTACCTGGTCCGACTCGGATGGTCTCACGGAGACCAGGAGATCTTCACCCGGCGGGAACTGATCGAAACCTTCAGCCTGGAAAACGTCGGCAAATCCGCCAGTGTGTTCAACCCGGAGAAGTTCTTGTGGCTGAACGCCCACTACCTGAGGGAAAGGAGCCCGGAGGCGCTGGTTCCCCTTTTGCAGCCGTTCCTTGACGCGAAGGGCTATCCTGCCCGGTCGCCCGAATACGTGGCCCGAGCGATTCCGACGCTGCAGCCCAGAGTGCGGACGCTGGTCGAGATGGCGGAGCAAATGCGGTTCTACCTGGTGGATGAAGTGGAATACGATCCGGAGGCGGCCCGAAAATTTCTGGTTTCCGCCATGCGCGAACCCTTCAATCGGCTTCTTGCGGAGCTGGCCGCACTGGACGGGTTTTCCCACGAGCGCCTGGAATCGGTTTTTCAGCAGATCGTTTCGGAACTGGGACTGAAGCTGGGAAAGGTCGCCCAACCCGTTCGAGTGGCCTTGACGGGAGGGACGGTGAGCCCCGGCCTGTTCGAGATCATCGACGTTCTGGGCAAGGACGCGGTGCTCAAGCGTCTGAACAACGCATTGCGGTTCATCGACCGGCAGGCAGGCTGA
- the hemW gene encoding radical SAM family heme chaperone HemW — protein sequence MSSVEAAGLYVHIPFCRSKCPYCDFYSTTSLELLPLWLEAVVKEIDGYRGRFALFDSLYLGGGTPSLVDAARLGALIDHLRRAFSFSDDTEITLEANPDDITPGRLREVLDLGVNRISLGVQSLDEGELRLLKRRHTALQAEEALAIIRSAGFENVGIDLIYGLPGQTVPGWLKTLDRALGFGPEHLSCYQMTYEEGTLFGKKLKKGTMRPLGEDVERAFFLRTSRFLEKRGYLHYEISNFARAPEFVSRHNRKYWRRVPCLGLGPSAHSFDNDSRWWNVRSVSDYARRLMSGQSPVAGREILTPEQVQLERLSLGLRTSDGVPLETFASCADYSGVLTRLSDSGLIEIRGGSVVPTRKGFLVADGLALLF from the coding sequence ATGAGTAGTGTCGAAGCAGCCGGCCTGTACGTTCACATTCCCTTTTGCCGGTCCAAATGCCCCTATTGTGATTTCTATTCCACGACGTCCCTGGAGCTCCTGCCGCTCTGGCTGGAAGCCGTTGTAAAGGAAATCGACGGATACCGGGGACGGTTCGCGCTCTTCGATTCCCTCTATCTCGGCGGCGGGACCCCCTCGCTCGTCGATGCGGCCCGCCTGGGAGCGCTCATCGACCATCTTCGTCGTGCTTTTTCCTTTTCCGACGACACGGAAATCACCCTCGAAGCCAACCCGGACGATATCACTCCCGGCAGGCTCCGGGAGGTTCTCGACCTCGGAGTGAACCGGATCAGCCTCGGAGTGCAGTCCCTCGACGAAGGAGAGCTCCGCCTCCTGAAACGAAGGCACACCGCCCTGCAGGCGGAAGAAGCCCTGGCTATCATCCGGTCCGCCGGTTTCGAGAACGTCGGCATCGACCTCATCTATGGTCTCCCGGGGCAAACCGTGCCGGGATGGCTGAAGACCCTCGACCGGGCGCTCGGGTTCGGCCCCGAACATTTGTCCTGCTACCAGATGACCTACGAGGAAGGAACCCTTTTCGGGAAAAAGCTGAAGAAAGGCACAATGCGCCCCCTCGGCGAAGACGTGGAAAGAGCGTTCTTTCTGCGGACTTCGCGATTCCTGGAAAAGCGCGGCTACCTGCACTACGAAATCTCGAATTTCGCCCGAGCGCCGGAATTCGTCTCGCGGCACAACCGAAAGTACTGGCGCCGCGTCCCCTGCCTCGGGCTGGGGCCGTCGGCGCATTCCTTCGACAATGATTCAAGGTGGTGGAACGTGAGGTCGGTCTCGGACTATGCGCGCAGGCTGATGTCCGGGCAATCGCCCGTCGCCGGTCGCGAGATCCTGACCCCGGAGCAGGTTCAACTGGAGCGGCTCTCCCTCGGCTTGAGGACCAGCGACGGCGTTCCCCTGGAAACGTTTGCTTCGTGCGCGGACTACAGCGGGGTTCTGACCCGTTTGAGCGATTCGGGATTGATCGAGATCAGGGGCGGTTCCGTCGTGCCGACCAGGAAGGGGTTCCTGGTTGCCGACGGGCTTGCCCTGTTGTTCTGA
- a CDS encoding TorF family putative porin, giving the protein MKKLRSRGVGALLVFFFAFMGLMCGTAPAGADEQGACEDVKLTGSGSVDFLSQYIWRGYALSAGSAVMQPSFTLGSHGFSFNVWGNFDTAQELFSRGAKWNETDFTGSYSRELFKNFTGTVGTIYYNLPNGRFDALEVYGGVSYAFPWFTVGFTTYREVTHTPGWWMQLDLSRNFPLPWCGMSVDLGMTFGYLVLLDDDTLVHPSGRLDSYSAFHSGTLNAGLRIPVLKWLTLTPKIGFAFPLTGEAADIIEANSWDGESSHVFGGLNITAAF; this is encoded by the coding sequence ATGAAAAAGCTGAGGTCAAGAGGGGTTGGCGCACTACTGGTTTTCTTCTTTGCATTCATGGGGTTAATGTGCGGGACTGCGCCGGCGGGAGCCGACGAACAGGGCGCGTGTGAGGACGTCAAGCTGACGGGAAGCGGGTCGGTCGATTTCCTCAGCCAGTATATCTGGAGGGGGTATGCGCTCAGCGCGGGCAGTGCGGTCATGCAGCCCTCGTTCACGCTGGGCTCGCATGGCTTCTCGTTCAACGTGTGGGGCAATTTCGATACCGCCCAGGAGTTGTTCTCGCGAGGAGCGAAGTGGAACGAGACCGATTTCACGGGTTCCTACTCGCGCGAGCTTTTCAAAAACTTCACGGGAACCGTGGGGACCATCTACTACAATCTGCCCAACGGCCGGTTCGACGCGCTGGAAGTGTACGGCGGGGTGTCGTACGCCTTTCCGTGGTTCACGGTTGGATTCACGACGTATCGCGAAGTGACCCACACGCCCGGGTGGTGGATGCAACTGGACCTTTCGCGCAATTTCCCGCTTCCTTGGTGCGGAATGAGCGTCGACCTGGGGATGACTTTCGGGTACCTGGTTCTGCTCGACGACGACACGCTGGTCCACCCCTCGGGCAGGCTGGATTCCTATTCCGCGTTCCATTCCGGGACGCTGAACGCCGGGCTGCGCATCCCGGTTCTCAAGTGGCTGACGCTCACTCCCAAGATCGGCTTCGCGTTTCCGCTCACCGGCGAAGCGGCGGACATCATCGAGGCGAATTCCTGGGACGGCGAGTCCAGCCACGTGTTCGGCGGTCTCAATATCACCGCGGCGTTCTGA
- the lepA gene encoding translation elongation factor 4: MTKIRNFSIIAHIDHGKSTLADRLIQRAGLVTDRQFRDQILDNMDIERERGITIKSQTVTLPYRSRNGEEVELNLIDTPGHVDFSYEVSRALASCEGVLLLVDASQGVQAQTLANLYAAMEHDLTIIPVINKIDLLSADIENTRAQIESELGLDSSQAVLCSAKEGRGIDDVLEAVVDRIPPPSGKLDAPLSALIFDAHYDSFRGTIVACRVFDGSVRPGDVIRFMSNGATYKVEEVGVFRLSREPKKELRAGMVGYVISGVKTVSDTRVGDTITLDSNPVPAPLPGFKEVKPVVFSSIYPISSDDYLSLADSLEKYKLNDAALIYQKDSSVALGQGFRCGFLGLLHLEIVQERLEREYDQSIIMTFPSVQYVLTLEDGSTTMVDNPQYYPDPIRIRTSAEPFIKASIIIPERYMGAVMKLCLDKRGVNPRFNYPTPGRIEISMEMPLAEVVFDFYDKLKTVTQGYGSFDYDLIEHRVSDLVKLDILVNSEKVDALSLIVHRERAREWAVQVCDRLKEEIPRHQFKIAIQGAIGGKIIARSTVNAFRKDVTAKCYGGDISRKRKLLEKQKKGKKRMKMVGSVMIPQSAFVAVLKADNE; the protein is encoded by the coding sequence ATGACGAAAATAAGGAATTTCAGCATCATCGCTCACATAGACCACGGAAAATCCACGCTGGCGGACCGGTTGATACAGCGTGCGGGCCTCGTGACCGACCGACAGTTCCGGGATCAGATTCTCGATAACATGGATATCGAGCGGGAACGCGGGATCACCATCAAGAGCCAGACGGTCACGCTGCCGTACCGGAGCCGCAACGGCGAAGAAGTCGAGCTCAACCTGATCGATACCCCGGGGCATGTGGATTTCTCCTATGAGGTGTCCCGCGCCCTGGCCTCCTGCGAGGGGGTCCTGCTGCTGGTGGACGCTTCGCAGGGAGTGCAGGCGCAAACGCTCGCAAATCTCTACGCCGCCATGGAACACGATCTCACGATCATTCCGGTGATCAACAAGATCGATCTGCTCTCGGCCGACATCGAAAACACCAGGGCGCAGATTGAAAGTGAGCTCGGTCTGGATTCAAGCCAGGCGGTGCTGTGTTCCGCAAAGGAGGGCAGGGGGATCGACGACGTCCTGGAGGCCGTCGTCGATCGGATCCCGCCTCCGTCGGGGAAGCTCGATGCCCCGCTTTCCGCCCTCATTTTCGACGCGCACTACGACTCCTTTCGGGGCACTATCGTGGCCTGCCGCGTGTTTGACGGGTCGGTTCGTCCCGGGGACGTCATCCGCTTCATGTCCAACGGGGCGACCTACAAGGTGGAGGAAGTCGGCGTCTTTCGGTTGTCGAGAGAGCCCAAGAAGGAGTTGCGGGCCGGAATGGTCGGGTACGTCATATCGGGCGTCAAAACGGTGAGCGACACGAGGGTGGGCGACACGATCACCCTGGATTCCAACCCGGTCCCGGCGCCTCTTCCCGGTTTCAAGGAAGTCAAGCCCGTGGTGTTTTCCTCGATTTACCCGATTTCCTCCGACGATTATCTCTCCCTGGCTGATTCCCTCGAGAAGTACAAGCTCAACGACGCCGCCCTGATCTACCAGAAGGACTCATCGGTTGCCCTGGGGCAGGGGTTTCGCTGCGGCTTCCTGGGACTGCTGCACCTCGAGATCGTCCAGGAGCGCCTCGAACGTGAATACGACCAGTCCATCATCATGACCTTCCCGAGCGTGCAGTACGTGCTGACCCTTGAAGACGGCAGCACGACGATGGTCGACAACCCGCAGTACTACCCGGATCCCATCAGGATCCGAACTTCGGCCGAGCCCTTCATCAAGGCCTCGATCATCATTCCCGAACGGTACATGGGCGCCGTGATGAAATTGTGCCTCGACAAGCGCGGAGTGAACCCGCGTTTCAACTACCCGACCCCCGGGCGGATCGAGATCTCCATGGAAATGCCCCTGGCCGAGGTGGTTTTCGATTTCTACGACAAGCTGAAGACGGTCACCCAGGGATACGGCTCCTTCGACTACGACCTGATCGAACACCGGGTGAGCGACCTGGTCAAGCTCGACATCCTGGTGAACAGCGAGAAAGTCGATGCCCTGTCGCTGATCGTCCACCGGGAACGCGCTCGGGAATGGGCCGTGCAGGTTTGCGACCGGCTCAAGGAGGAAATCCCCCGGCACCAGTTCAAGATCGCCATCCAGGGTGCCATAGGAGGGAAGATCATCGCGCGGTCCACGGTCAACGCCTTTCGCAAGGACGTGACCGCAAAGTGCTACGGCGGCGACATCTCTCGGAAGAGAAAGCTGCTCGAAAAACAGAAGAAAGGCAAGAAGCGGATGAAAATGGTGGGGTCCGTGATGATCCCCCAGAGCGCCTTCGTTGCCGTCCTGAAAGCCGACAATGAGTAG
- the plsX gene encoding phosphate acyltransferase PlsX has product MKIAVDAMGGDHAPEALIEGALLAGPQCSADILVIGNEARLSSLLAHSGDSTSLKVVHAPQVIGMGEAGPMALRRKREASLTIAMRLLAENEVDAVVSAGNSSAVVSAARHLVGLIPGLRRPAMAVPLPTPSGKLLLLDAGAHAEATAIHLAQSAVLAHCYLKIEEGLNRPRIGLLNIGHEPAKGNRAVQRAFALLRRCSLEFTGNVEPNDLFAGKVDAVICDGFVGNVLLKMYEGFSETVCRFLESLANHDGRDFSGGAGRILERFRRDYHYEFVGGAPLLGIRKTVVAAHGRSRATAIANAIRLACRLQEARVFERLAGIVEEDGALTELRHQNTLLMIDQLKDKWGFAHR; this is encoded by the coding sequence ATGAAGATTGCGGTGGATGCCATGGGCGGGGATCATGCCCCCGAAGCGCTCATTGAAGGGGCGCTCCTGGCCGGACCGCAATGCTCCGCCGATATCCTCGTGATCGGCAACGAAGCACGACTCTCCAGTCTTTTGGCTCACTCCGGTGACAGCACCTCATTAAAAGTGGTTCACGCCCCGCAGGTCATTGGCATGGGAGAGGCCGGACCCATGGCCCTTCGCAGGAAGCGGGAAGCGTCCCTGACCATAGCCATGCGCCTCTTGGCCGAGAACGAAGTCGATGCCGTCGTGAGCGCCGGAAACAGCTCGGCCGTCGTCTCGGCGGCAAGGCACCTGGTGGGATTGATCCCTGGACTCAGGCGTCCTGCCATGGCGGTGCCCTTGCCCACCCCCTCCGGAAAACTGTTGTTGCTCGATGCGGGAGCGCACGCGGAAGCCACTGCCATTCATCTGGCCCAGTCGGCCGTGCTCGCGCATTGCTATCTCAAGATCGAGGAGGGCTTGAACCGCCCGCGCATCGGACTCTTGAACATCGGGCATGAACCGGCCAAGGGCAACAGGGCGGTCCAGCGCGCCTTCGCTCTCTTGAGGCGATGCAGTCTCGAATTCACGGGCAACGTGGAACCCAACGACCTCTTTGCCGGAAAGGTCGATGCGGTGATATGCGACGGCTTCGTCGGAAACGTGCTGCTGAAGATGTACGAGGGGTTTTCCGAAACCGTCTGTCGTTTCCTGGAGTCCCTGGCGAATCACGACGGTCGGGACTTCTCCGGAGGGGCGGGACGGATTCTGGAACGTTTTCGGAGGGACTATCATTACGAATTCGTGGGTGGCGCGCCCCTGCTCGGGATCCGCAAGACGGTGGTGGCGGCGCACGGACGATCCCGGGCCACAGCCATTGCCAACGCCATCCGGCTGGCCTGCCGGCTGCAGGAAGCAAGGGTGTTCGAACGTCTTGCGGGGATCGTCGAGGAGGATGGGGCACTGACCGAGTTGAGACACCAGAATACCCTGCTGATGATCGACCAACTCAAAGATAAGTGGGGATTTGCCCATCGATAG